One Sphingomonas sp. LHG3406-1 genomic window carries:
- a CDS encoding prephenate dehydratase domain-containing protein, which produces MKLDPQLNSIIASPPVDLLRADIDRIDDQILALLEQRYPLVQRIAAAKNIEQEPALALRPARERHIVDRLSARAVQVPAEDVRHIWRSILSLSAKHQRAYRIILWGPETARLALSTLAAARYGDRVAIDWAGGEGWTEALEEARRGDAILMVPADMERGAAWEGLDLIARHPTGCDTHPWVMELGRLADSGEWLGAEGAAEADAAPRRTVAYLGGHGSFSEEACLRFVPAHDLLACGDFETVLRAVREGTADLAVVPVENSLAGPITAVRDLLGHAELKVIGEERLDVRLHLLGTEGAAIRGIERVASHAAALTQCAEWLGGHSWERTAVASTSEAAAMVAAAGDPQWAAIGSEVAAALHGLTILARDLQGSAENVTRFAIVERRDSYA; this is translated from the coding sequence ATGAAGCTCGATCCTCAACTCAACAGCATCATTGCGTCTCCGCCCGTCGACCTGCTGCGGGCCGACATCGACCGCATCGACGACCAGATCCTCGCCCTGCTCGAGCAGCGCTATCCGCTGGTGCAGCGGATCGCGGCGGCGAAGAACATCGAGCAGGAGCCCGCACTGGCGCTGCGGCCGGCGCGGGAACGGCACATCGTCGACCGGCTGTCGGCCCGGGCGGTGCAGGTGCCGGCCGAGGACGTGCGGCACATCTGGCGCTCGATCCTGTCGCTGAGCGCCAAGCACCAGCGCGCCTATCGCATCATCCTGTGGGGGCCGGAGACGGCGCGGCTGGCGCTCTCGACGCTGGCGGCGGCGCGCTACGGCGACCGGGTGGCGATCGACTGGGCTGGGGGCGAGGGCTGGACCGAGGCGCTGGAGGAGGCGCGCCGGGGCGATGCGATCCTGATGGTGCCCGCGGACATGGAACGCGGGGCGGCGTGGGAGGGGCTGGACCTGATCGCCCGTCACCCGACCGGATGCGATACGCACCCGTGGGTGATGGAGCTGGGGCGGCTGGCCGACAGCGGCGAATGGCTGGGGGCAGAGGGCGCGGCGGAGGCCGATGCCGCACCGCGCAGGACGGTCGCCTATCTTGGCGGGCATGGCAGCTTCTCGGAAGAGGCGTGCCTTCGCTTCGTGCCGGCGCACGACCTGCTTGCGTGCGGTGATTTCGAGACGGTGTTGCGGGCGGTGCGCGAGGGCACGGCGGACCTGGCGGTGGTGCCGGTCGAAAACAGCCTGGCGGGACCGATCACGGCGGTGCGCGACCTTCTCGGCCATGCCGAGCTGAAGGTGATCGGGGAGGAGCGGCTGGACGTGCGGCTGCACCTGCTCGGAACCGAGGGCGCGGCGATCAGGGGCATCGAGCGTGTGGCGAGCCACGCGGCGGCGCTCACGCAGTGCGCGGAGTGGCTTGGCGGGCACTCATGGGAACGGACGGCGGTGGCGAGCACGTCGGAAGCGGCAGCGATGGTGGCGGCGGCGGGCGACCCGCAGTGGGCGGCGATCGGATCGGAAGTGGCGGCGGCCCTGCACGGCCTCACCATCCTCGCCCGCGACCTTCAGGGGTCGGCCGAGAATGTCACCCGCTTCGCCATCGTCGAACGGCGCGACAGCTACGCCTGA
- a CDS encoding tetratricopeptide repeat protein, whose protein sequence is MKQHIRALVLALAACTLVGAEAPAPPPSHAAHAGGFHRGHSMRAMLSLSAAAVQLSPSATIRLHDGMGGVGFPITTASPDAQRYFDQGLAFAYGFNHAAAIASFREAQRRDPACAMCWWGEAFAHGPNINAPMDSAVNARAFGAAAYADWLARKATPVEQALTAAMARRYALDPAADRAALDRSFADAMLAAARAHPAHDDLALVAAEAAMNTRPWDYWAADKQPKERIADAVRLVETVLARSPDHPQAAHLYVHLMENGPEPGRAEAAADRLDRPLAPALGHLVHMPAHIYYVRGRWQDSIRANMAAARADEAWIRESGDKGLVRYGYYPHNVHFIVASAQMAGEMTVAIREARKLDRLLDPAVSARIAWIQAVNAAPYFAAAQFASPAEILAMKAPDARLPYPTAMRFYARAVARARQRDRAGFDREIARLRAIGASDALQPMIDQGVPAKDLVKLAEKVARARWAQANRQYASAVALLREAAAIEQSIPYMEPPYWYYPVNQSLGAALFQAGRYEASRAAFATALAQSPNNGWVLHGLAASERALGRHEEATRTEAAFRKAWSGDRRWLRMDRL, encoded by the coding sequence ATGAAGCAGCATATTCGTGCTCTGGTGCTGGCATTAGCGGCCTGCACGCTGGTCGGGGCCGAAGCGCCCGCGCCGCCTCCCTCCCACGCTGCGCACGCCGGCGGCTTTCACCGTGGCCACTCGATGCGGGCAATGCTGTCCCTGTCGGCGGCCGCCGTCCAGCTGTCTCCGTCGGCCACCATACGCCTCCACGACGGCATGGGCGGGGTCGGCTTCCCGATCACGACCGCCAGTCCCGACGCGCAGCGCTACTTCGACCAGGGGCTGGCCTTCGCCTATGGCTTCAACCATGCGGCGGCGATCGCGTCCTTCCGCGAGGCACAGCGGCGCGATCCGGCCTGCGCCATGTGCTGGTGGGGCGAAGCCTTTGCGCACGGCCCCAACATCAACGCGCCGATGGACTCCGCGGTCAACGCCCGGGCCTTCGGCGCCGCCGCCTACGCCGATTGGCTGGCACGCAAGGCCACGCCGGTCGAGCAGGCCCTGACCGCCGCCATGGCCAGGCGCTACGCGCTCGATCCCGCGGCCGACCGCGCCGCTCTCGATCGCAGCTTCGCCGACGCCATGCTGGCCGCCGCACGGGCGCACCCGGCCCATGACGACCTCGCCCTCGTCGCCGCGGAAGCCGCGATGAACACCAGGCCGTGGGATTATTGGGCCGCCGACAAGCAGCCGAAGGAGCGGATCGCGGACGCCGTTCGGCTGGTCGAAACCGTGCTCGCCCGCAGCCCCGATCATCCGCAGGCCGCCCACCTCTACGTCCACCTGATGGAGAATGGTCCGGAGCCAGGCCGCGCCGAAGCGGCCGCTGACCGGCTTGACCGGCCGCTGGCGCCGGCGCTCGGACACCTCGTCCACATGCCCGCGCACATCTATTACGTGCGCGGCCGCTGGCAGGATTCGATCCGCGCCAACATGGCCGCCGCCCGCGCGGACGAAGCCTGGATCCGGGAAAGCGGCGACAAGGGGCTCGTCCGCTACGGCTACTATCCCCACAACGTGCACTTCATCGTGGCGTCCGCCCAGATGGCCGGCGAGATGACGGTCGCCATCCGCGAGGCGCGCAAGCTCGACCGGCTGCTCGACCCCGCCGTCAGCGCCCGGATCGCCTGGATCCAGGCGGTCAATGCCGCCCCCTATTTCGCCGCCGCGCAATTCGCCTCGCCGGCCGAGATCCTGGCGATGAAGGCTCCCGACGCCCGGCTGCCCTATCCCACCGCCATGCGCTTCTACGCCCGCGCCGTCGCCCGCGCCCGGCAGCGCGACCGCGCCGGCTTCGACCGGGAGATCGCGAGGCTCCGGGCGATCGGCGCCAGCGACGCCCTCCAGCCGATGATCGACCAGGGCGTTCCTGCAAAAGACCTGGTAAAGCTTGCCGAGAAGGTGGCGAGGGCGCGCTGGGCGCAGGCCAACCGGCAATATGCCAGTGCCGTCGCGCTGCTGCGCGAAGCGGCGGCGATCGAGCAGTCCATTCCGTATATGGAGCCGCCCTACTGGTATTATCCCGTCAATCAGTCGCTCGGCGCGGCCCTGTTCCAGGCGGGCCGCTACGAGGCCTCCCGCGCGGCCTTCGCGACGGCCCTGGCGCAGTCGCCCAACAACGGCTGGGTGCTCCACGGCCTCGCCGCTTCCGAGCGCGCGCTCGGCCGCCACGAGGAGGCGACACGCACCGAAGCCGCCTTCCGCAAGGCCTGGTCAGGCGATCGCCGCTGGCTGCGGATGGACCGCCTGTAA
- the thiL gene encoding thiamine-phosphate kinase encodes MRAFATAPGARGLRDDAALLGDLVLTHDTIVEGVHYLPSDPPRTVGWKLVAVNLSDLAAKGAVPAACLLSLALKDEAGWEEEFLAGLDEACRTYGVDLLGGDTVALPAGAPRVLGLTAIGRAGPAVPSRAGGRPGDRLWIAGPIGDAAAGLDLLKADPNAGGPLVDSYRLPRPLLATGQILAPHASAMMDVSDGLLLDAQRLAQASGCGLRLDLSAVALSPAFVAGRGEDRAARLFAATGGDDYALLAALPPEVDALTLLQDHDVMVACVGELTEDGAFALADTLGPVPLPERLGYEHHLP; translated from the coding sequence TTGCGCGCGTTCGCTACTGCACCGGGCGCGCGCGGCCTCCGCGACGATGCCGCGCTCCTCGGCGACCTCGTCCTTACCCACGACACCATCGTCGAAGGCGTTCACTATCTGCCCTCCGATCCGCCGCGCACCGTCGGCTGGAAGCTGGTGGCGGTGAACCTGTCCGACCTCGCCGCCAAGGGCGCGGTTCCGGCGGCTTGCCTGCTCTCCCTCGCGCTGAAGGATGAGGCAGGCTGGGAGGAAGAATTCCTCGCCGGCCTCGACGAGGCCTGCCGCACTTACGGGGTCGACCTTCTCGGCGGCGACACCGTGGCGCTTCCCGCCGGTGCGCCCAGGGTCCTCGGCCTGACCGCCATCGGCCGAGCCGGACCAGCGGTTCCGAGCCGCGCCGGTGGCCGCCCTGGCGACCGCCTGTGGATCGCCGGCCCCATCGGCGACGCCGCCGCCGGCCTCGATCTGCTCAAGGCCGATCCGAACGCCGGGGGCCCGCTCGTCGACTCCTATCGCCTGCCCAGGCCGCTGCTCGCCACCGGCCAAATCCTCGCTCCGCACGCCAGCGCGATGATGGACGTATCCGACGGCCTCCTGCTCGACGCCCAGCGCCTCGCCCAGGCAAGCGGCTGCGGCCTTCGGCTCGACCTTTCCGCCGTGGCCCTCTCACCCGCCTTCGTCGCGGGCAGGGGAGAAGACCGCGCCGCCCGGCTGTTCGCGGCGACCGGCGGCGACGACTATGCCCTGCTCGCCGCGCTGCCCCCCGAGGTCGACGCCTTAACCCTTCTTCAAGACCATGACGTCATGGTCGCCTGTGTCGGCGAGCTGACGGAGGACGGGGCCTTCGCGCTCGCCGATACCCTCGGGCCAGTCCCGCTGCCGGAGCGCCTCGGTTATGAGCATCACCTACCCTGA
- a CDS encoding sodium-translocating pyrophosphatase — MTLVLIAIGCALLAVLYGIVTSGQVLRQPAGNQKMQDIAAAIQEGAQAYLGRQYTTIGIVGAVVAVLVYLFLGPIAAIGFVVGALLSGVAGYIGMNISVRANVRTAEAARVSLQGGLTTAFRSGAITGMLVAGLALLAISSFFYVLVGLQGRAPDDRTVIDALVALAFGASLISIFARLGGGIFTKAADVGADLVGKVEAGIPEDDPRNPAVIADNVGDNVGDCAGMAADLFETYVVTVGATMVLTALLVNTDVASLTALMALPLLVGGVCIITSIIGTYMVRLGKGQSIMGALYKGFWTTAVLSIPLIYFATAYALGDMNAVIGGPEAAGTDIAGATAEQTSGFTGMDLFWCMMIGLAVTGLLVWITEYYTGTNYRPVKSIAKASETGHGTNVIQGLAISLESTAMPTIVICVAIIGAYLLAGLIGIAFAATSMLALAGMVVALDAYGPVTDNAGGIAEMSGMEDEVRTRTDALDAVGNTTKAVTKGYAIGSAALAALVLFGAYTTDLQEFSADLGIGSGSVDFSLSNPYVVVGLLLGALLPYLFGAMGMTAVGRAAGDVVLDVREQFRNNPGIMDGTSRPNYARTVDLVTKAAIREMIIPSLLPVLAPVAVYFLVAWVAGKEQGFAALGALLLGVIVSGLFVAISMTSGGGAWDNAKKYIEDGNYGGKGSEAHKAAVTGDTVGDPYKDTAGPAVNPMIKITNIVALLLLAALAGHGG; from the coding sequence ATGACACTTGTGTTGATTGCGATCGGCTGTGCGTTGCTCGCCGTGCTCTACGGGATCGTCACCTCCGGCCAGGTGCTTCGGCAACCGGCCGGCAACCAGAAGATGCAGGACATCGCCGCCGCCATCCAGGAAGGCGCGCAGGCCTATCTCGGCCGGCAGTACACCACCATCGGCATCGTCGGCGCGGTCGTCGCCGTCCTCGTCTACCTCTTCCTCGGTCCGATCGCGGCGATCGGCTTCGTCGTCGGCGCCCTGCTGTCGGGTGTTGCCGGCTATATCGGGATGAACATCTCGGTCCGGGCCAATGTCCGCACCGCCGAAGCCGCCCGAGTCTCGCTGCAGGGCGGGCTCACCACCGCCTTCCGTTCGGGCGCCATCACCGGCATGCTGGTCGCGGGGCTTGCCCTGCTCGCCATCTCCTCCTTCTTCTACGTGCTGGTCGGCCTCCAGGGCCGCGCGCCGGATGACCGTACGGTGATCGACGCGCTGGTCGCGCTCGCCTTCGGCGCCAGCCTCATCTCCATCTTCGCCCGTCTCGGCGGCGGCATCTTCACCAAGGCCGCAGACGTCGGCGCCGACCTCGTCGGCAAGGTCGAGGCCGGCATTCCCGAGGACGATCCCCGCAACCCGGCCGTCATCGCCGACAACGTGGGTGACAATGTCGGCGACTGCGCCGGCATGGCCGCCGACCTGTTCGAAACCTATGTCGTGACCGTTGGCGCCACCATGGTGCTGACCGCCCTGCTGGTGAACACGGACGTCGCCAGCCTCACTGCGCTGATGGCGCTGCCGCTGCTGGTCGGCGGCGTCTGCATCATCACCTCGATCATCGGCACCTACATGGTCCGCCTCGGCAAGGGCCAGTCGATCATGGGCGCCCTCTACAAGGGCTTCTGGACCACCGCCGTCCTGTCGATCCCGCTCATCTACTTCGCCACCGCCTACGCGCTCGGCGACATGAATGCGGTGATCGGCGGGCCCGAGGCGGCCGGCACCGACATCGCCGGCGCCACCGCCGAGCAGACCAGCGGCTTCACCGGCATGGACCTGTTCTGGTGCATGATGATCGGCCTCGCCGTCACCGGCCTGCTGGTGTGGATCACCGAATATTACACCGGCACCAACTACCGCCCGGTCAAGTCCATCGCCAAGGCATCGGAAACCGGCCACGGCACCAACGTCATCCAGGGCCTCGCCATCAGCCTTGAATCGACCGCCATGCCGACGATCGTGATCTGCGTCGCGATCATCGGCGCCTACCTGCTCGCCGGCCTCATCGGCATCGCCTTCGCGGCCACCTCGATGCTGGCGCTGGCCGGCATGGTCGTCGCCCTCGACGCCTATGGCCCGGTCACCGACAATGCCGGCGGAATTGCCGAAATGTCGGGCATGGAGGACGAGGTCCGCACCCGCACCGACGCGCTCGATGCGGTCGGCAACACCACCAAGGCCGTCACCAAGGGCTATGCGATCGGCTCCGCCGCCCTCGCCGCCCTGGTGCTGTTCGGCGCCTACACGACCGACCTCCAGGAGTTCTCGGCCGATCTCGGCATCGGCTCGGGCTCGGTCGATTTCTCGCTGAGCAACCCTTATGTCGTCGTCGGCCTGCTGCTCGGCGCGCTCCTGCCCTACCTCTTCGGCGCCATGGGCATGACCGCCGTCGGCCGTGCCGCAGGTGACGTCGTGCTCGACGTGCGCGAGCAGTTCCGCAACAATCCGGGCATCATGGACGGCACCAGCCGCCCCAATTACGCCCGCACCGTCGACCTCGTCACCAAGGCCGCCATCCGCGAAATGATCATCCCCTCGCTGCTTCCGGTGCTCGCGCCGGTCGCGGTCTACTTCCTGGTCGCCTGGGTGGCCGGCAAGGAACAGGGCTTCGCGGCCTTGGGCGCCCTGCTGCTCGGCGTGATCGTCTCTGGCCTGTTCGTCGCCATCTCGATGACGTCGGGCGGCGGCGCCTGGGACAATGCCAAAAAGTATATCGAGGACGGCAATTACGGCGGCAAGGGTTCGGAAGCCCACAAGGCGGCCGTGACGGGCGACACCGTCGGCGATCCCTACAAGGATACCGCCGGCCCGGCCGTCAATCCGATGATCAAGATCACCAACATCGTGGCGCTGCTCCTGCTCGCCGCGCTGGCCGGCCACGGCGGCTGA